The following are from one region of the Verrucomicrobiia bacterium genome:
- a CDS encoding DUF192 domain-containing protein, translated as MKIYVGPQEMIAELALTLQQERTGMMFRTNMDENAGMLFPLPYTQRASFWMKNCPLPLSAAYIDEEGIIQELHELHSFDTNAVLAASDNIRFVLETPQGWFQRHGIHTGMAVA; from the coding sequence ATGAAAATCTATGTTGGGCCGCAGGAGATGATAGCTGAGCTGGCTTTGACTCTCCAACAGGAACGCACTGGAATGATGTTCCGCACCAACATGGACGAAAATGCCGGGATGCTCTTTCCGCTGCCTTACACTCAACGGGCTTCCTTCTGGATGAAGAATTGTCCGCTGCCCCTTTCAGCGGCTTACATTGACGAGGAGGGCATTATTCAGGAGCTGCATGAATTGCACTCGTTTGACACCAACGCCGTGCTCGCAGCCAGCGATAATATCCGGTTTGTCCTGGAGACCCCACAGGGCTGGTTTCAGCGGCATGGGATTCATACCGGGATGGCGGTTGCT
- a CDS encoding Gfo/Idh/MocA family oxidoreductase — translation MKSRVLPFRPNPGSERSAPGAAWSRRQFLRAGALSAVAAPWLVSCANLRPAPQARKIAPGSKLQHACIGVAGMGWGDLHNFLSHPRVEIVALCDVDSNNLDAAAKVVPGARRYSDWRELLEKESNVDSVNVTVPDHMHFSIAYNAVQRGKNVYCQKPLCHDVAEVRALTQAAIRRGVITQLGTQVASSIHDRTAVIWLKEGRIGKVTHAYLCSNRPGAVETYRLKGPRPAVGQDPPASLQWNLWLGTAPVRPYAPDIYHPTKWRAWQDFGTGWSGDIGCHIFDPVWKGISLTPPLTVRAEVQQSWKDSPERRADNWPQGDHITWTFPGNEQIAGKELLLEWFDGAYYPPEHIRKLYSEDLTEYPPESSMLIGTEGSLLIPHNAPPQLLPEEKFKDVKRPQLPPRNHYHHFVDACLGGPNTESYFAQTGPMTEAILLGTLAIRMPEQELEWDPVELKIKNMAEVNHYLQRRYRDGWHVGKF, via the coding sequence ATGAAATCGAGGGTGTTGCCCTTCCGTCCGAATCCCGGGTCTGAGCGCTCTGCGCCGGGGGCAGCGTGGTCGCGCCGGCAGTTTCTGCGGGCCGGGGCGCTAAGCGCTGTGGCTGCGCCCTGGCTGGTTTCCTGCGCAAATCTTCGGCCCGCGCCTCAAGCCAGGAAGATTGCGCCCGGTTCGAAGTTGCAGCATGCCTGCATTGGGGTGGCTGGAATGGGTTGGGGGGATCTCCATAACTTTCTTTCCCATCCGCGAGTCGAGATCGTCGCCCTGTGCGACGTGGATTCCAACAACCTCGATGCCGCAGCCAAAGTGGTTCCGGGGGCGCGGCGTTACTCGGATTGGCGCGAGTTGCTTGAAAAGGAGTCCAACGTGGATTCGGTCAATGTGACTGTCCCGGACCACATGCATTTTTCGATAGCCTACAACGCCGTTCAGAGGGGGAAGAACGTCTATTGCCAGAAACCGCTGTGTCATGATGTGGCGGAGGTGCGGGCTTTGACGCAGGCGGCTATTAGGCGGGGCGTGATAACGCAATTGGGCACGCAGGTCGCGTCGAGCATTCATGATCGTACGGCGGTGATCTGGCTTAAAGAGGGGCGCATTGGAAAGGTGACGCATGCCTATCTGTGCTCGAACCGGCCAGGGGCTGTGGAGACCTACCGGCTCAAGGGACCACGACCCGCCGTCGGCCAGGACCCACCGGCATCGCTGCAATGGAATCTTTGGCTCGGCACGGCCCCCGTGCGCCCCTATGCGCCCGATATTTATCATCCGACCAAGTGGCGGGCCTGGCAGGACTTTGGCACCGGTTGGTCGGGCGACATTGGGTGTCACATTTTCGATCCGGTGTGGAAGGGAATTAGCCTGACCCCGCCGCTCACGGTCAGAGCCGAGGTGCAGCAATCCTGGAAAGATTCTCCCGAGCGGCGCGCCGACAATTGGCCGCAAGGAGACCATATCACCTGGACCTTCCCAGGCAACGAGCAGATTGCCGGCAAGGAACTGCTCCTGGAATGGTTCGATGGCGCCTATTATCCCCCGGAGCACATCCGCAAACTCTACTCCGAAGACCTCACCGAGTATCCCCCCGAATCCTCGATGTTGATTGGAACGGAGGGTTCCCTGCTCATCCCGCACAACGCGCCCCCACAATTGTTGCCGGAGGAAAAGTTCAAGGATGTCAAACGGCCTCAACTCCCGCCGCGCAATCACTATCATCATTTTGTCGATGCCTGCCTTGGCGGCCCCAATACCGAATCGTATTTCGCTCAAACAGGGCCAATGACGGAAGCCATCCTGCTCGGGACCTTGGCGATTCGGATGCCTGAACAAGAACTGGAATGGGACCCGGTCGAGCTCAAGATCAAAAACATGGCGGAAGTAAACCATTACCTTCAACGCAGATACAGGGATGGCTGGCACGTCGGCAAGTTTTAG
- a CDS encoding response regulator, with the protein MPEPGRVVGKRILIVDDEPGTRDALKLLLALDAHQVKEAANGKEACYLFVPGDFDLVITDYSMPEMRGDELARTLKCLVPSLPILMITAYAAQVWSRDNPVDAILPKPFTLGELRRTISDLLAPDGPRIRGAMPALQSGPQVRTPDAGRLELGSG; encoded by the coding sequence ATGCCTGAGCCGGGAAGAGTGGTTGGAAAGCGGATTCTCATCGTCGATGACGAGCCCGGCACGCGTGATGCCCTCAAGCTCCTCCTTGCCCTCGATGCGCACCAGGTCAAAGAGGCCGCCAACGGCAAGGAAGCCTGCTACTTGTTTGTGCCGGGAGATTTCGACCTCGTCATCACCGATTATTCCATGCCGGAAATGCGCGGCGACGAGTTGGCCCGAACCCTCAAGTGTCTTGTGCCCAGCCTGCCTATCCTGATGATTACCGCGTACGCCGCACAGGTCTGGAGCCGCGACAACCCGGTTGATGCGATTCTTCCCAAGCCCTTTACCCTGGGCGAATTGCGCCGGACAATTTCGGACTTGCTCGCACCCGATGGCCCTCGCATCCGTGGCGCGATGCCCGCCCTCCAATCTGGCCCGCAAGTGCGCACCCCGGACGCCGGTCGGCTTGAATTAGGCTCAGGTTAG
- a CDS encoding rubrerythrin family protein, which translates to MKQQFLLLIGAVLVAAVIAAEAKVSQQTLDNLNTAFQGESNAAHRYEAFSKRAEAEGHGQAARLFRAAARAESIHKENHKQAISVLGGKIKDFKLDEIKIGATAENLQAAIKGESYKRDTMYPDFLKQAKADEAKEATRTFLYAEKAEAEHAKLYREALDSLGQKQDGPIYVCKVCGYTTTKLPNRNCPSCRESVSEYERIN; encoded by the coding sequence ATGAAACAACAATTCTTGCTCCTGATTGGCGCCGTCCTCGTGGCGGCGGTTATCGCTGCCGAAGCCAAAGTCTCTCAACAGACGCTCGACAATTTGAACACCGCGTTTCAGGGCGAATCCAACGCGGCTCACCGTTATGAAGCCTTTTCGAAAAGGGCCGAGGCTGAAGGACACGGCCAGGCAGCTCGTCTCTTTAGGGCTGCGGCGCGAGCGGAATCGATCCACAAGGAAAATCACAAACAGGCGATTTCGGTGCTCGGCGGAAAGATCAAAGATTTCAAGCTCGATGAAATCAAAATCGGCGCCACTGCCGAGAATCTCCAGGCAGCGATCAAAGGCGAGAGCTATAAGCGGGACACGATGTATCCCGATTTCCTTAAACAGGCCAAAGCCGATGAGGCAAAGGAGGCCACCCGGACTTTCCTGTATGCCGAAAAAGCGGAAGCTGAACATGCCAAGCTCTACCGGGAAGCCCTGGACAGCCTCGGGCAAAAGCAGGACGGGCCCATTTATGTGTGCAAAGTATGCGGCTACACGACGACGAAATTGCCAAACCGCAATTGTCCGAGTTGCCGTGAGTCGGTGAGTGAATACGAGAGAATCAACTAG
- a CDS encoding response regulator: MKKHVLIVDSEPRCYSQLRNKLIANNYDVFHAASIEEAMEHFHIRTADLLLVDLDVPGDRISNGLSRVAQLNASVRIIGVTERTEGSEIAVRERLDGVAEKPFALGNLITFVRELLRNPSPWKEFRYLAPRRPGLHVSASHRPRRVLDYPAAYSGWGINE, encoded by the coding sequence ATGAAGAAGCATGTTTTGATAGTTGACAGTGAACCGCGGTGCTACTCGCAATTGCGCAACAAATTGATCGCGAACAATTATGACGTCTTCCATGCCGCCAGTATCGAGGAGGCGATGGAGCACTTCCACATCAGGACGGCGGACCTGCTGTTGGTCGACCTGGACGTGCCCGGGGACAGAATTTCCAACGGGCTTTCAAGGGTGGCCCAATTGAATGCAAGCGTGCGAATCATCGGCGTTACGGAACGAACCGAGGGCAGCGAGATCGCGGTTCGTGAGCGCTTGGACGGAGTCGCGGAAAAGCCCTTTGCTCTGGGCAATTTGATCACATTTGTTCGCGAACTGCTAAGAAATCCGTCTCCATGGAAGGAGTTTCGCTACCTGGCTCCACGGAGGCCCGGCTTACACGTGAGTGCGTCCCATCGTCCGCGCCGCGTATTGGACTACCCGGCGGCGTATAGCGGCTGGGGAATTAACGAATAA
- a CDS encoding glycogen-binding domain-containing protein: protein MRKKNNSHKRPNNGAKPIQIEFNHSLASVVAIAGSFNGWQPEAAQLIAKGKWVKELILPPGRYEYLFVADGKWIPDPLAKEGIPNPFGGMNSLLTVTE, encoded by the coding sequence ATGCGAAAGAAAAACAACAGCCACAAACGGCCAAACAATGGCGCAAAGCCAATTCAAATTGAATTCAACCACTCATTGGCCAGTGTCGTCGCGATAGCCGGCTCTTTCAACGGTTGGCAGCCGGAGGCGGCTCAACTCATAGCAAAGGGTAAATGGGTGAAAGAATTGATACTACCGCCGGGTAGGTACGAGTACTTGTTTGTGGCCGATGGAAAATGGATTCCTGATCCGCTTGCAAAGGAGGGGATTCCCAATCCATTCGGCGGGATGAACTCACTGCTCACGGTCACAGAGTAG
- a CDS encoding DUF2231 domain-containing protein, which yields MNLLPNPLHPAVVHFPIVLLLLGAVVTIAAVFVRKYGVPALAAGLLVLGAVGTWGAVESGESDGGLVENTAPQVNDLVDDHERWAKRTLAMSILAAFAAGGSVITARWPRIARAVAVVAVVAALVSVAAAYGIYETGHRGGALVYRHGAGVQVATTKPPPAEAASRTAGVLDTD from the coding sequence ATGAATCTTCTGCCCAATCCTCTCCACCCTGCAGTGGTCCATTTCCCAATTGTGCTGCTGCTGCTTGGGGCTGTGGTCACGATCGCTGCGGTGTTTGTGCGCAAGTACGGTGTCCCGGCGCTGGCAGCGGGCCTACTGGTGCTGGGAGCGGTGGGCACCTGGGGCGCGGTGGAGTCAGGCGAATCTGATGGGGGACTCGTAGAGAACACCGCGCCTCAGGTCAATGACCTGGTGGATGACCATGAGAGGTGGGCGAAACGGACTTTGGCAATGAGCATTTTAGCTGCGTTCGCCGCTGGAGGTTCGGTGATAACGGCCCGATGGCCACGGATAGCACGTGCCGTGGCCGTCGTGGCCGTCGTGGCCGCGCTGGTCTCAGTTGCTGCGGCTTACGGCATATATGAAACCGGTCATCGCGGCGGCGCATTGGTGTATCGCCACGGTGCCGGCGTTCAAGTGGCGACCACAAAACCGCCCCCTGCTGAGGCTGCGAGCCGCACTGCGGGGGTGCTGGACACCGACTGA